In Methanosarcina siciliae T4/M, one genomic interval encodes:
- a CDS encoding P-II family nitrogen regulator: MTKMCKVEAIIKPLKLHQVKDALEEAGFPSLTVTDVKGRGQQKGIVQQWRGKKYCVDLLPKTKVEVAVPEEDVEKIIQVIQSTAYTGEIGDGKIFVIPIETVVRIRTGERNGDAL; this comes from the coding sequence ATGACTAAAATGTGCAAAGTAGAAGCAATTATAAAACCCCTGAAACTGCATCAGGTAAAGGATGCACTGGAAGAAGCCGGTTTTCCAAGCCTGACAGTTACCGACGTTAAAGGTCGTGGTCAGCAAAAAGGGATTGTGCAGCAATGGAGAGGTAAAAAATACTGTGTGGACCTACTCCCAAAAACTAAAGTAGAAGTGGCAGTACCTGAAGAAGATGTTGAAAAAATAATACAGGTGATTCAGAGCACGGCTTATACTGGAGAAATCGGAGACGGAAAGATCTTCGTAATCCCGATTGAAACCGTAGTAAGGATCAGAACCGGAGAAAGGAATGGAGATGCCCTTTAA